The Chryseolinea soli nucleotide sequence CACACGCGGCCATCGTTACGCAACGATTCCGACATGAGCGTGAGCTTGGATTGGTGATCTCCTGAAACGGGGATACATGTAGGGTGAATTTGTGTATAGCAAGGGTTGCCAAACAAAGCGCCTTTCTTGTGCGCTCTCCAGGCCGCCGTTACGTTCGAGCCTTTTGCGTTGGTGGAAAGGAAGAACACGTTGCCATAGCCGCCGGTGCAAAGCAACACGGCATGAGCAGAATGTGATTCGATTTTACCCGACACCAGGTCGCGGGTGATGATGCCGCGGGCCTTGCCGTCGACGATCACCACGTCGAGCATCTCGGAGCGGGTGTACATCGTTACTTTGCCGTTGGCGATCTGACGGTTCAGCGCCGAGTAGGCACCGAGCAAAAGTTGTTGTCCGGTTTGTCCGCGGGCGTAGAACGTTCTGGATACCTGTGCGCCACCAAAAGAGCGGTTGGCCAACAGTCCGCCATATTCGCGGGCGAAGGGTACGCCTTGTGCCACGCACTGGTCGATGATGTTCACACTCACTTCGGCGAGGCGATAGACGTTGCCTTCGCGTGCTCTGTAGTCGCCGCCTTTAATGGTGTCGTAGAACAAACGGTAGACGCTGTCGCCGTCGTTCTGATAATTTTTTGCTGCGTTGATACCGCCTTGTGCTGCGATGCTGTGCGCGCGGCGGGGGCTGTCCTGGAAGCAAAATGCTTTTACGTTGTAGCCCAACTCTCCCAGCGATGCGGCTGCCGAGGCGCCTGCCAATCCGGTGCCGACTACGATAATATCATACTTGCGCTTATTCGCCGGGTTGACCAGCTTGAGGTTGAACTTGTGTTTTGTCCATTTCTCCGCTAAAGGGCCTTCGGGAATTTTAGAATCTAATTTCATCTGTCTGTTTATTTTGGGTCGGGACCACGGCTAAAGGTCCGGCTAATTGCTATTTGTTATAAATGTCTTGGTTCAGATACATCCAAATGGGGATCAACGCAAACAGTACGGGCACGACGATGGCGAAGGCTCTTCCCACAAAACGGATAATGGGGTTGTATTTCGGGTGATTCAAGCCCAGCGTTTGGAACGCGCTGGCGAAGCCGTGCCACAAGTGAAAGCCCAGGATCAGCATAGAGACCACATAGAGGGCCGCGTACCAGAATTGAGCATAGGCTGCGGCGACAACTAAATACAAATTCTTTACGGTTTTGCCTTCGTAGTCGACCGTTTGAATTCCTCCCCAGTGCATTTCATACCAGAAGCCTTTCAGGTGAATCACCAGGAAGATAAAGATGATGCTACCTAAAATTCCCATATTCCGGGAAGTCCAGGCGGAAGAGTTTTTACTTACTGCATAGCCTTCGCTGCCGCGTGCCTTTCGGTTGTGCGAGGTGAGCAGGATGGCCCAAGCGATGTGGACCAGGATGATGGTATAGTTGACATAAGAGACGATCTTGATCAGCGGATTGCTGGTCATGAATTGAGCATAGACATTAAACGCATGGCCGTCGTCATGCTTTAAGAGTTGAAGATTTCCGATGAGGTGAACGACGAGAAAGAGAATTAGAAAGAGACCGGTGAGGGCCATCAGAAGTTTTCTGCCCAGCGTGCTGGTCAGAAGGTTGGTAAACCAATTCATAGGATGTAGTTGTCGAAAAATTTTGATGTGGTCAAAATTACTTCGCAAACCCTATTCCACCAAGACCAACCTCACTTTATAAAAATTCTAAATAAACCTTTCTACGTAAGGGAAGACGCCGATCAGAGAAGCTCAAACAGGAGGATAATGATGGAAATGGCAACGACGGCGATCAGTAAGAACCATTCTTTCCGCACAAAATTCACAATCCAAGAGAACAAGCGTTTCATAGCTTTAAAAAACAATTTTCTACCCTATGCCAAATATCAGGCCCTACTTCAATATCCATTGAATATCAACTCTTTAGCATAGTTTGGTTGAGAGGGCTATTCAGATTTAAGAATCAAAATTGTATCGATTTCCCATTTCTGGAAGCTCATGTTTGCCGCCCACAGAACTAAAATCCCGCTGTTACAATTGAAATGATGGTGTACATTTACGTCACCACTACATTTTTTCGACTTCATGTATTT carries:
- a CDS encoding succinate dehydrogenase cytochrome b subunit, encoding MNWFTNLLTSTLGRKLLMALTGLFLILFLVVHLIGNLQLLKHDDGHAFNVYAQFMTSNPLIKIVSYVNYTIILVHIAWAILLTSHNRKARGSEGYAVSKNSSAWTSRNMGILGSIIFIFLVIHLKGFWYEMHWGGIQTVDYEGKTVKNLYLVVAAAYAQFWYAALYVVSMLILGFHLWHGFASAFQTLGLNHPKYNPIIRFVGRAFAIVVPVLFALIPIWMYLNQDIYNK